CGCCCCCGACGACGAAACTCGCCAGCAGATCATCCCCACCGCCCACCGCTACCGCATCGCCGAAATTATGGAAGCGGTGCGGCACTACTACGCCCAAACGGGGCGCCGGGTCACGCTGGAGTACACCCTGCTGCGAGGCGTCAACGACCACGATTGGCAGGCCCGCGCTCTGGCCGGGCTTTTCAAGGGCCTTAGTGTGCACATGAACCTGATTCCCTGGAACCCCTGGGAGGGGGCCCCCCACCAGGGCACCCCCAAGGCGCAAATCCTGAAGTTTGCGGCCATTTTGGAGCAGCAGGGCATCCCCACCTCGGTGCGCTGGAGCCGGGGGCGGGACGTGGGGGCCGCCTGTGGACAGCTTGCGCTAAAACAGCCCGCCTGAAAAATGCCGCAAGACCTATGCCTACATACTTTTGGCTTTCGGCAACTCGAGCGAAATAGCTCACTGCCCCTAACGGCTTTCATGCAAAACCCCTACAATGGGCGGCGGTATGAACCGAAACGTCCTTCTCATTACCTTAGCCGTGTTGGCCCTGCTGGGCGTGGCTGTCTATTTGGTGCTCGGTCAGCGCTCTGGCAGTCAGGCTGGTGTGGGCAACGGAACCCTTTGCGCCAACCAGCCCCCGGCTGCCACCGGTCTCTCCAACGAGGGGATTACCTCCTTGCGCATCGAAGACCTCAAGGAAGGCAGCGGCCCCCAGGCCATCACCTCCAACACCGTGCGGATGCAGTACATCGGGCGTTTGGTGGACGGCAAGCAGTTCGACACCTCCTGCCAGCCGGGCCGCACCCCCTTCGAGTTCACCCTGGGCGCCGGTCAGGTAATCCCCGGCTGGGACTCGGGCATTGTGGGGATGCGCGTTGGCGGTCAGCGCCGCCTGATTATTCCCGCCAACCTGGCCTACGGCGACCGCAGCCCCAGCCCGGATATCCCCCCCAACTCGGCACTGATATTTGATGTGGAGCTCTTGGAAATCCGCTAGTACCTGACCAAAGTACAGCCTTTGGCTTTTAGCTTTGGGCTGAAGTGAACCTTGAGCCAGCTAGCCCGCAGGTATACTGGTTGGGTGGGCCCAGGTCTTGGGCGAATCTTAATTCCAACCCAGCAACGAACCTTGATGTGGAGAAGCCAATGCGGTTTGTGGTGCTAAGTGGACAAAGCGGCGCCGGGCTTACCTCGGCGCGGATGGCCCTGGAAGACCTGGGCTACTTTTCGGTAGACAATATTCCGCCCCAGCTTTGGGCCGACCTACTCAAAACCGTAGAGTCCCGGGGCATCCACAAGGTGGTGGTGGTGCTGGACATCCGTGCCCGCGACCTGTTGGGCGAAGTAGATGCGGTACTCACCCAGCTCAAGCCCTTCATCATCTACCTCGAGGCCAAGTCGGACATCCTGCTCAAGCGCTACAACCTTTCGCGCCGCCTCCACCCGCTGGGCATGGGCAACCTGCTGCGCGAAATTGAAGAAGAGCGCCTGGCCCTAGCCCCCCTGCGCGACCGGGCCGACCTGGTGATTGACACCTCCGAGCGCACCCCCCGCCAGCTCAAAGAGGCCCTCGAGGCCGCCCTGGGCGAAGAAGAGAGCTTTTTGTTGCGGATTTTTTCTTTCGGCTTCAAATGGGGCCCCCCGCAGGACGCCGACCTGGTGCTGGATGTGCGTTCGCTGCCCAACCCGCACTACGACCCCGTCCTGAAGTCGCGCCCCGGTACCGACCCCGAGGTGGCCGCTTATGTCTTTGCCGATAAAAAGAACGAGCCCTTCTACCGCACCTTGCTGGCCACCATCGGGCTTTCGGCGGAAGGAGCCCGCTCAACCGGGCGGGCCGCGTACACGGTAGCCATCGGCTGTACAGGAGGCCAGCACCGTAGCGTAGCGGTTGCTGAACGGCTAACCCAGGAGCTCTCTGGGCGTTTTCGAGTGGAGCTGGAGCACCGCGACCTGGAAAAGGCCCTGGTTGCCTGAGCGGGGCTACCGAACATGCTCTGGAACAAGACCAAACACCTCAATCTGCGCGCACTCATCCAGCGCCTGCAAACCAACCCCGCCGACGACCGCTTTTTAAGTTCGCTGCGTTGGCTGCTGCCGGGGATGCGGGTCAAGCGGTATGCGTTTCTGGCGGCGCTGGGCATGTTGTGTATGTTCACCGGGGTAGTACATCTTTCGTGGCAGACCTCGCTCTTGCCCTGGTTTTTGCAGACCACCCGCTGGGCCGGCTACTTCTCCATCCCGTTATGGGTCTCGGGGGGGCTTTGGCTGTTGGGGGGGCTTACCCTTTTCCTGCTGGGTTTGCGCTGGATGAACCGCAGCATGCTCTCGGCCATCACCGACCCCGGCTCGGTCTCCAAGCAGGTCTACATCCGCCGGAGGCTCGAGGCCGGCCCGCGCATTGTGGCGCTGGGTGGGGGAACCGGGCTTTCTAGGGTACTGCGCGGCCTCAAAATGGAAACCGCCAACATTACCGCAGTGGTAGCCGTTACCGACGATGGCGGCTCCACAGGGCGGCTACGGGTTTCCTTTGGGGTTCCGGCGGTAGGCGACCTAGTAGACTGCCTGGCTGCCCTTTCCGACGCCGAGGGCCTGCCCGACCTGATGGAGTACCGCTTCAAACGGGGAGGGGAGCTCGAGGGCCACACCTTCGGCAACCTGATGCTGGTCTCGCTCTCCGAACTCAACAACGACTTCGCCAAGGCCATGCGCCAGGCCAACCAGGTGCTGCGGCTACGCGGCGCCGTCTGGCCCGCGACCTTCGAGGCTGCCCGGCTCTGGGCGGAGCGCGAGGATGGCACACGGGTTCAGGGGGAAACCGCCTTGCGCGAAAAATCCGGGCGCATCCGCAAGGTCGGGCTGGCCCCCCTTGGGGTAGCGGCCATGCCCGAAGCTGTCCATGCCCTGCAAAAAGCCGAAATGATCGTGCTGGGGCCAGGTAGCCTCTACTCCAGCGTGATTCCCAGCTTCCTGCCCAAGGGCATCCAAGTAGCCATTCAGCAGTCCCCGGCCAGGCTGATCTACATCGTCAACATCATGAGCGAGCGGGGCGAGACCGAGGGCATGGATGCTTACGATCATTTTCACGCCATCGAACAACACCTGGGCCGCAAACCCAACGTGGTGCTGGTCAACAATGCCTGCATTCCCGAGGACTTGCTCAAACGCTACCGCGCCGAGGGCCAGACCCCCGTGCGTTTCAACCCCAAGCGCTTCGAGGGCCAGGGGGTGCAGATAGTGGCCGACGACTTTCTGGAGCCCGGTTTCGCCCAGCACGACCCCGTTCGTTTGGTGAAGGCCCTGATGGAGTTACGGTAGCCTTCACCCTTGATACAGCCATTTAGACAGGGTAGGGTATGGCTTCGTGGGCCCATACGCCCACCCGATAAGCTAGCTCGCTTCTTGCTTTGTGCCGCACTCGAGGGCAAAAACGCTTTCAGCACGGTTTTTTCTAGATATTTCACTCCTTGGTGGCCTTGTTGGGTATTGCAGGGAAACCCATCCGCCATGATTCCTCTTCTCTTCTCCGATCCGGTAGGCGACGACTACGGCCTGGGCTATGTCTACCCGCGCACAGCGCTATTTGCCGAGGCTGGTTTTGCCGACCTGACCGGCTTCGAAGCCCTCCGCAAGGGGGAACGGGTGGTCTTGCGGGTCAAACTCCATCGCTATCCCAACCCCGGCAACGCCCCCCATGGCTTTTCACTGGCGACCATTGGCATCTATGTCCACACCGAAGCCGGAGGCCAGGAAGAGCTTCCCGGTGCTGGCTTCAAAACCCCCGCAGGCCAGGGCTGGAACCGGGCCTACTTGCTCACCGGTTGGAAAGCCGAAGAACACCGCCCCGATGGAACCACAAAGACACTAACGGTTGCCAAGAATGGCGACTGGCTCGAGCTCTTCCCCAATCTGCCCCCAGGGGACTATGGCTACTACGTCGCGGTAGGGCTCTACGACCCCTTTACCCCCTGGCACTTTCGCCCGGTACGCCCCGGAGGGGGCACCTGGACAATAGATGGCCCGGCAGACGCTCCCGCCGCGGTAGATGTGCTCTCGCAAAGTCAAATCCAGGCCTATCAAAGCGGCGTCTTGACCCCTGTGCGTGCTATCCACAACCGCATTCCCTGGGCCATTCTGAGCGCTGCTTTGGGGGTGCTTTTTTTGTTGCTGGCCTTTCGCTTCCCCCGAAGTTGAAACAAAAGGCAAAAGCACCCAGACCTCCCAAAGAGGTGTACCCTAAGTTATGCGCGAACTGCTGCTGCGGTTGTTGCTCAACACCCTGGCCCTGTGGATCGTGACCCAACTCTACGGCGGCCTCTATTTTGCCAGGGGTAGTGGTCTGGGAGATTATCTGCTGGCGGGGCTGATTTTTGGCCTGGCCAACGCCCTGCTCAAACCCGTACTGCTACTGCTCACCCTACCGTTTAACATCCTGACCCTGGGGCTTTTTACACTGGTGGTCAACGCCGTGGTTTTGCTGGTTGTAGCCAGTCTAACCCCCCTGGATGCACGGGGGTTTGGCGGGGCTTTGATTGGAGCCATCCTGCTCTCGGTGATCAGCTTTGGGCTCAACCTGCTGATCGGGCCTTCGGAACGACATAGAGCCCGGTGAACCAAAAGCCTTGAACCAAGGACACCCTTCAAAAGGCCACCCCCTGCATTTCCCGGCTGCAATTTAGCGCGAACCGGTAATGTAGCTCTCCAATTCGGCAATCATCAGCTCCTGCTGGGTCATGATGGCCTTTACTACATCCCCTATAGACACCACCCCCACCAACCTGCCTGCCTCTATCACCGGCAGGTGGCGCACGCGGTGACCGGTCATGAGGTTCATGCAGTCGGCCACGGTGGCATCGGGGGTAACCGTGATGAGGTCATCGGTCATGACCTCCCCCACCAGGGTGTCTTTGGAAATGCGGCCCATCAGGATGATCTTGCGGGCATAATCGCGCTCGGAAAAGATGCCCACAAGCTGCTGGCCCCGCATCACCATAAGGGCTCCCACATCGTAGGCGGCCATGCGCTCGAGGGCCTCAAAGACCGTGGCGTCCGGCGAGATGGCGTGTACCATATTGCCCTTGGCCTGAAGCAACTGCCGTACCGTGCTGGTCATCCCACACCTCCAAAGAGCGGGCCCAAGAGATAGTTGGCTAAGAGATTCCCCGCTTGCACAACGCGCTGTGTTTAGCTTATTGTACCCGGTCGGGTTGGCAATTTGAATCCGGTATTACAGGGCGCCCTGCGCATGGGGCTCTGCCTCGCGCACCGCCAACGACAAAGTCAGGGCCGGAATCAGCAATAATCCCAGCACACTCAGGCTCTCCAGCACCCCAAAGCGCTCGATGATGGGCCCCACCACCCCATACAAAAGCCCGGCGAACCCCCAGGTAAAGCCCATCAAGAGCCCCGAGACCGTGGCCATTTGACGCGGTTCATGCTCCTGGGCCATGGTGACCGCTACCGGCACACCCGCATTCATCAGGGCGCCCGTAACGGCCAGCAGGGCCACGTAAAACCAGTTTTCTGGCGCAACCACCAGCAAGGCGAGGTAGAGCGGAATGGCAAAGAGCATGGTGCCCACCAGCACATTGCGACGTCCCAGCCGATCCGACAAAGTTCCTCCCAGAAAAGCCCCCACGGTAGCCGAGATGCTGTAGGCAGAAAGCGTGAGGGCCACCTGGGCATCGGGGATGCCGCGCTGGTGAAACCAGAAAGGGATGGTGGTTGAGAAGCTCATGAATACAATGCTGCGGAGGGTAGAAACCGCCCACAAACGAGCCACCTGTCCACGGAACACTCGCTGCAAGTCTCTAAAGCTCGAGGGTTTGGTTTGCAGCCGGGCCGGAGGCGCCTGGCGCAGCAGCAAAAAAGCAGGCACCAGGGCCAGGGGAATGAACCAGGCCAGGGTTTGCAGCCCCCCCTGGTTTACCGCAGCGAGCGAGACGATGGGGCCCAGCGAAAGACCCACATAGCCCCCCGTGCCAAAGAAGCTCATCCAGAAGCCGCGCCGGGCCGGGTCGGCATACTGCCCCACCAGGGCGGCCCCCGCCGAGTGAAACAACGCCGAGCCCAGCCCCGACAAAGCCAGCACCACCCCCGCCACCCAGAGGTTGGGGAAAAACCCCAGCAGACCACCCCCCAAAGCCATCAGCAACGGCCCCAATGCAGCCAAAACGCGGCGATCGTAGCGGTCGGCCACCAGCCCGGCCAAAGGTTGCAGCAAGCTGCCGGTGAGGGATTGCAGCGCAACCAAGAGCGAAACCGCCCCGTAGCTCACGCCAAAAGCCGTCTGGAGTTTGGGCAGCAAGGGGGTCAGGAAGGCGCCGAAGAGGTCGTTGGTGGCGTGAAGCCAGGAGAGCAAGAAGGGCAACACCCCAAGAGCATACGCTGACCGGCTGGTCAGGAAAAGCGCCCTGAGAATCAAAGACCTTCAAGGGTACTGTCATACCAGATTCGGTTAGTTCGTCACCATTCGGTGACGAACTAACCCGACCGAAGTTATCCGCGTAGCGGAGGGCGATACCGCCCCTTGGAAGGGAGACGTTTTTTTCGCCGACCGTCAGGGAGGGGTGTGCTCTAGGATTCAAAAAGATAGCCTCTGAGTGGTCTGGTAACTAAATTTCCGAAGTTATGTACCGCACCCCGAATACATCGATGTAGAGATTCCATCCCACTTCGGCCCCCGAGATGGCCTAAAAACGCCCTCCCTACCGCGTAGGGAGGGTGGGGGAGGGTATCAGGCAAGGCCCCCAATCCGCTGTGTGAAGGGCCAGGTCAGCCACCCCACCTGGCCTCCCCTACGCAGTAGGGGAGGGAAGGGGCGAAGCGGGGTGGGGTGCTTTTTGCATAACCGTACAGGCAAGGCACCGAAGGCCCAGGTTTACGAGACACGGCGCGTTCTGAAGGCTAAACCCCATGCTGCGTATTTTGTTACCAGACCACTGAGTTTTTGGTTTTGAAGAGTATCTTTTTGAATCCGGTGTCATAGGCCGAAAGTCCCGGGTCTCATTGCGCCTTCCACGAATACCCGGCACAGCAAAGACCTATTCGTGGGAAGCGCCCTCAGGTGAAAAATTGGCTCAGGGTTGGGGTTCGCGCGCTCGAGCGAGGCTCAAAGCCAGGGTCAATCAAACCGTGAGGCCGCACACCTGCCGACCACTATGCGTTGAACATGTCGCTTACGTTTTTTAGCCATCGGCCGTTGACCGTGAGCTATCGACTCGTTTTCAAGTCGCCTGTCTTAGATTGTCCAGCACCTCCCAGTCGCCCGGTTCCACCCCGTACAGCAGGGCCAGATAGTAGCTGGCCCAGGCCACGCGGTACCAGTAGCACAGGGCTTTAGCCAGGGTGCCCTCGGCTTCGGGCTCGGGAAGTTCGATCAGGGTATCTACGCGGTTTTCCAGAATTTCCTGGGCGTAGCGCTTGCGCTCGTCATCGCCAAGTAACACGGCGGCAATGGGATCGCCCTGCTCGTGGCGGGCCTCGAGGCCCGTGACAAAAAACTCCAGCGCCGAGGGTGGAGGCATCAGAGAGAGGCTCTTGGCAATGCGGGCAAAGGTTTGTTGCAGGGCCTGACCCAGGCCCGGATAGCGCTCGGGCACCACCCACATGGGGGTGCGCTCGAGCAGCGAATAGGCCAGAAACTTGGCCGGGTTTTTGCTCAGGCTAACCTCAGGGCGCAGGCGTTCCCGCTCTAGCAACAAAGCTTGGTCAATCCGGGCCAGTTCGGCCTGCTGACCTGTGGCCAGCAACAAAAAACGCAGGTAGCGATAGGTGGAAAGGGGGTGAGCCAGCACCTCCACCTCGAGGTTTTCTCTAAAACCCAGCCGTACAATTTCCGCACCGCTCACCGAGGCATAAAGACCGGCCCCGGCAGCGCCGCCGAAATCGTAGCCTCCCTCGAGCACAAACTGCGTGCCGGTAGCGGTAAGTTCCTGGGCAAAGTCACGCGCAAGCTGTGCTGCCCACCAACCCTCGCCAAACCCCACCACCCCATAAGGCGGGGCGTAGCGGGCCTGGGGAACCGGCCCACTGCCCACCAGATCGCGCAAATCAAAGGCCAGGCCCAGGCGGTCGACTAGGTAGGTTTCTTGCGAATCGAGGTCGCGCATTGGCTCCAGTTTACCGGTTTGGCCAACGCCAAAGAATCTTGGAGGCCTGAGCACCCTACTCCGTACCAAGTCGCGTACCTGGGGCAAATACGGTAGCCTAAGCTTCGCATGTCGCCCTGGTCTGTCCTTATTGCCGCCATGACTGCCGGAACCGCTGTTTCACTGATCGGACAGGCCTACCCCACCCTGGCTCCTTTCATCCGTGCCGATCTGGGGCTTTCTCTGGCGGCTGTGGGCCTGCTCAATACATTTATCTACATCGGCACCATGCTGGGTTCGCTGCCTTCGGGCTGGCTCACCGATAAACTTGGCAGCCGCACGGTGATGATCGTTGGAACCTTGGCAGGAGCGGGGTTAGCAATTGCCATTGCGCTACTGGCTCAATCCCAGTGGATGTTCATTCCACTTCTGTTCCTGGTTGGGTTGGTGATCGCCTCGGCTACCCCCGCAGGCTCACAAGCAGTCGCACAGTCATTTCCCCCCCAGCGACGCGGCCTGGTCATAGGTTTGCGCCAGATGGCTGTGCCCTTGGGGGGTGCGCTGGCTGCAGCTATCCTCCCCGCCGTCGCACATTTTGCGAGCTGGCGCTGGGCTTCGGCAGTTGCAGCCGTCATAGCTGTAATAGCGGCCCTGGTAGCAGCTCGGCTCTACTACGAAAGCCTGCCCTCCAAAGCCTCAGCTAAGGATGCCCATCCTGGGCTCACCCAGGTGTTGCGCGAGCGCAACATCCTGCTGGCAGCCATCGCAGGCGTCACCTTGCCCACCGGACAGTTTGTGATGATTACCTACCTGATTTTGTTCCTCAAAGAGCGGTATGGGGTTCCCGAACTCACCGGAGCCGCTCTCTTGACCGCAGCCCAGTTTGCCGGTGCTTTTAGCCGAGTGTTCTGGTCGTGGTTATCGGACAAAATGGGAGGACAGCGCAAGCCCTTGCTGGTGATGATGGTAGGGCTGTCCGGGCTCTTTGCGCTGGTGCTGGCCTGGCTCCCCCTCGGCACGCCGCTGCTGCTGAAGGGCTTGCTTGTGGTTTTATATGGAGCCACTGCGCTGGGCTGGCAGGGGCTGCACTTTTCCCTCCTGACCGAGCTCTCTCCTCCGGGTTGGGAGGGCCGGGTGGTGGGGTTTGGGCTATTTTTCACCTCGTTGGGCATCGCTTCGGCACCTCCCCTGTTTGGTTTTTTGGTGGATTTCAGCAACAACTACGCCCTGGGCTGGATTGCCCAGGCCGCGGTTTTTGGCATCGGGGCCATTTTACTATCCCACGTCAACGAACGGCCCCGCAATCAGGGCCAGCGGCTCTTGTAAGAGTGTTCCCACGAATACCCCCAACAGCGGTGTGTGCTGGTGGGGGTAAAACACTGGCCGCCGCGATGGCAGTGTTTGTGGGAACCGCGATCAGGGCATTTGGTGAAGCGCCTTATACCAATGGGCTTCGCAAAGATAGCCTCTGGAGAAGTAAGATTAGCTTTGCGAAGCTGGTATTGGTTTGGTAAGCTGATTTTCGCCACCTTATATGCTGTTTCATTGACCAGCGCCTCGTCATTGCGAGGGGGCCATAGGCCGACGAAACAATCCAGATAGCCTTGCCCAGACTAGCCGGGCAAAAGGCTCTGTCCTGCAGATGCGCGCAATAACGGAAAAATAGACAACCACGTACTCAATGGACTGGTAACAAAATACGCAGCATGGGGTTTAGCCTTCAGAACGCGCCGTGTCTCGTAAACCTGGGCCTTCGGTGTCTTGCCTGTACGGTCATGCAAAAAGCACCCCACCCCGCTTCGCCCCTTCCCTCCCCTACTGCCTAGGGGAGGCCAGGTGGGGTGGCTGACCTGGCCCTTCACGCAGCGGATTGGGGGCCTTGCCTAATACCCTCCCCCACCCTCCCTACGCGGTAGGGAGGGCGTTTTTAGGCCATCTCGGGGGCCGAAGTGGGATGGAATCTCTACATCGATGTATTCGGTGTACGGTACATAACTTCGGAAATTTAGTTACCAGACCACTCAATATCCGACTTGGACACAATGCAAAAAACTCCCCAGAAGCTGGGGAGTTTTGGTTTGCGCTATCGTTAGGAAATTTTGACGTTCTTGGCCTGAGGGCCCTTGCCATTCTTTCCGGGTTCAATCTCGAACTCTACGCGATCCCCCTCGTTGAGGCTCTTGAAGCCCTGACCCTGGATAGCGGTGAAGTGCACGAACACATCGGGGCCACCTTCCTGGGCAATGAAACCATAACCTTTTTCCGCGTTGAACCACTTGACAGTACCTTTGTTCATTTACTACTCCTGATGTCCTACCTGAAACCCGCTGGTTTTAGAGGGACACCGAATGGTAGCACGGACTCCCGGCAAAAGTCAACCACCCCTGGATCCTTCCCCCCCCTGCCGTTTACGCAACAGTGCTTGAAAGGTTTTCATGGCCCCCAGCGCATTGGGAAAGCCCACAAACAGCGCCGATTGGATGATGGTCTCGCGCACTTCCTGCTCGGTCGCACCGTTGCGCAGGGCGCCCTCGAGGTGGGTGGCAATTTCCTTGGGAGCTCCCAGGGCAATCAGGCTGGTAATGGCCAAAAGCTCGCGGGTCTTAAGGTCGAGGCCGGGGCGGGCCAGCACTTCCTCGTAGGCAAAATCGCGGATG
This genomic stretch from Meiothermus sp. harbors:
- a CDS encoding FKBP-type peptidyl-prolyl cis-trans isomerase encodes the protein MNRNVLLITLAVLALLGVAVYLVLGQRSGSQAGVGNGTLCANQPPAATGLSNEGITSLRIEDLKEGSGPQAITSNTVRMQYIGRLVDGKQFDTSCQPGRTPFEFTLGAGQVIPGWDSGIVGMRVGGQRRLIIPANLAYGDRSPSPDIPPNSALIFDVELLEIR
- the rapZ gene encoding RNase adapter RapZ, whose protein sequence is MRFVVLSGQSGAGLTSARMALEDLGYFSVDNIPPQLWADLLKTVESRGIHKVVVVLDIRARDLLGEVDAVLTQLKPFIIYLEAKSDILLKRYNLSRRLHPLGMGNLLREIEEERLALAPLRDRADLVIDTSERTPRQLKEALEAALGEEESFLLRIFSFGFKWGPPQDADLVLDVRSLPNPHYDPVLKSRPGTDPEVAAYVFADKKNEPFYRTLLATIGLSAEGARSTGRAAYTVAIGCTGGQHRSVAVAERLTQELSGRFRVELEHRDLEKALVA
- the yvcK gene encoding gluconeogenesis factor YvcK family protein — protein: MLWNKTKHLNLRALIQRLQTNPADDRFLSSLRWLLPGMRVKRYAFLAALGMLCMFTGVVHLSWQTSLLPWFLQTTRWAGYFSIPLWVSGGLWLLGGLTLFLLGLRWMNRSMLSAITDPGSVSKQVYIRRRLEAGPRIVALGGGTGLSRVLRGLKMETANITAVVAVTDDGGSTGRLRVSFGVPAVGDLVDCLAALSDAEGLPDLMEYRFKRGGELEGHTFGNLMLVSLSELNNDFAKAMRQANQVLRLRGAVWPATFEAARLWAEREDGTRVQGETALREKSGRIRKVGLAPLGVAAMPEAVHALQKAEMIVLGPGSLYSSVIPSFLPKGIQVAIQQSPARLIYIVNIMSERGETEGMDAYDHFHAIEQHLGRKPNVVLVNNACIPEDLLKRYRAEGQTPVRFNPKRFEGQGVQIVADDFLEPGFAQHDPVRLVKALMELR
- a CDS encoding glucodextranase DOMON-like domain-containing protein is translated as MIPLLFSDPVGDDYGLGYVYPRTALFAEAGFADLTGFEALRKGERVVLRVKLHRYPNPGNAPHGFSLATIGIYVHTEAGGQEELPGAGFKTPAGQGWNRAYLLTGWKAEEHRPDGTTKTLTVAKNGDWLELFPNLPPGDYGYYVAVGLYDPFTPWHFRPVRPGGGTWTIDGPADAPAAVDVLSQSQIQAYQSGVLTPVRAIHNRIPWAILSAALGVLFLLLAFRFPRS
- a CDS encoding phage holin family protein, whose product is MRELLLRLLLNTLALWIVTQLYGGLYFARGSGLGDYLLAGLIFGLANALLKPVLLLLTLPFNILTLGLFTLVVNAVVLLVVASLTPLDARGFGGALIGAILLSVISFGLNLLIGPSERHRAR
- a CDS encoding CBS domain-containing protein, encoding MTSTVRQLLQAKGNMVHAISPDATVFEALERMAAYDVGALMVMRGQQLVGIFSERDYARKIILMGRISKDTLVGEVMTDDLITVTPDATVADCMNLMTGHRVRHLPVIEAGRLVGVVSIGDVVKAIMTQQELMIAELESYITGSR
- a CDS encoding MFS transporter, with the translated sequence MLPFLLSWLHATNDLFGAFLTPLLPKLQTAFGVSYGAVSLLVALQSLTGSLLQPLAGLVADRYDRRVLAALGPLLMALGGGLLGFFPNLWVAGVVLALSGLGSALFHSAGAALVGQYADPARRGFWMSFFGTGGYVGLSLGPIVSLAAVNQGGLQTLAWFIPLALVPAFLLLRQAPPARLQTKPSSFRDLQRVFRGQVARLWAVSTLRSIVFMSFSTTIPFWFHQRGIPDAQVALTLSAYSISATVGAFLGGTLSDRLGRRNVLVGTMLFAIPLYLALLVVAPENWFYVALLAVTGALMNAGVPVAVTMAQEHEPRQMATVSGLLMGFTWGFAGLLYGVVGPIIERFGVLESLSVLGLLLIPALTLSLAVREAEPHAQGAL
- a CDS encoding SIS domain-containing protein encodes the protein MRDLDSQETYLVDRLGLAFDLRDLVGSGPVPQARYAPPYGVVGFGEGWWAAQLARDFAQELTATGTQFVLEGGYDFGGAAGAGLYASVSGAEIVRLGFRENLEVEVLAHPLSTYRYLRFLLLATGQQAELARIDQALLLERERLRPEVSLSKNPAKFLAYSLLERTPMWVVPERYPGLGQALQQTFARIAKSLSLMPPPSALEFFVTGLEARHEQGDPIAAVLLGDDERKRYAQEILENRVDTLIELPEPEAEGTLAKALCYWYRVAWASYYLALLYGVEPGDWEVLDNLRQAT
- a CDS encoding MFS transporter, giving the protein MSPWSVLIAAMTAGTAVSLIGQAYPTLAPFIRADLGLSLAAVGLLNTFIYIGTMLGSLPSGWLTDKLGSRTVMIVGTLAGAGLAIAIALLAQSQWMFIPLLFLVGLVIASATPAGSQAVAQSFPPQRRGLVIGLRQMAVPLGGALAAAILPAVAHFASWRWASAVAAVIAVIAALVAARLYYESLPSKASAKDAHPGLTQVLRERNILLAAIAGVTLPTGQFVMITYLILFLKERYGVPELTGAALLTAAQFAGAFSRVFWSWLSDKMGGQRKPLLVMMVGLSGLFALVLAWLPLGTPLLLKGLLVVLYGATALGWQGLHFSLLTELSPPGWEGRVVGFGLFFTSLGIASAPPLFGFLVDFSNNYALGWIAQAAVFGIGAILLSHVNERPRNQGQRLL
- a CDS encoding cold-shock protein, giving the protein MNKGTVKWFNAEKGYGFIAQEGGPDVFVHFTAIQGQGFKSLNEGDRVEFEIEPGKNGKGPQAKNVKIS
- a CDS encoding carboxymuconolactone decarboxylase family protein, which encodes MSIRKAIWGDNFEAIEQNLTEADPDLYAYIRDFAYEEVLARPGLDLKTRELLAITSLIALGAPKEIATHLEGALRNGATEQEVRETIIQSALFVGFPNALGAMKTFQALLRKRQGGEGSRGG